The following proteins come from a genomic window of Methanobacterium sp.:
- a CDS encoding AAA family ATPase codes for MKIAVTGKGGVGKTTLASALAVILSENYKVYAIDADPDMNLLGSLGIHQPVTPISKMKGLIKERTGAEPGSSFGDVFKINPTISDLPESLSTNYDSDGKLKILVMGTVDKGGDGCVCPASVMLKAILRNLIIKKNEMVILDMEAGIEHLGRRTAEAVDVMIIVAEPGLKSLETASRIKKLATDIGIQNVVAVINKVSSSMEEKFVAEKLGQMGVDVLGSIPRDEIVVQADMEGRPLVDYPNSVALQSISKIAENLLKNGPSN; via the coding sequence ATGAAGATCGCAGTGACTGGAAAAGGAGGAGTGGGTAAAACCACCCTAGCAAGTGCATTGGCTGTTATTTTATCAGAAAATTATAAAGTATACGCAATTGATGCTGATCCTGACATGAACTTGTTGGGGAGTCTGGGCATTCACCAGCCGGTTACCCCTATATCTAAAATGAAAGGTTTAATCAAAGAAAGAACTGGAGCAGAACCAGGATCATCCTTTGGAGATGTTTTCAAGATTAATCCCACCATATCCGATCTTCCAGAGTCACTTTCCACTAACTATGACTCCGATGGTAAACTGAAAATTTTGGTGATGGGTACTGTGGATAAAGGTGGAGATGGATGCGTGTGCCCAGCTTCAGTAATGTTGAAGGCCATATTACGGAATTTAATCATTAAAAAGAATGAAATGGTTATTTTAGACATGGAAGCGGGTATTGAACATTTAGGACGGCGCACTGCAGAAGCAGTTGATGTTATGATTATTGTTGCTGAACCTGGACTCAAATCATTGGAAACAGCCAGCCGAATTAAAAAACTGGCTACAGATATAGGCATCCAAAATGTGGTGGCAGTGATAAACAAGGTTTCCAGTAGCATGGAAGAAAAATTCGTGGCAGAAAAACTGGGTCAAATGGGGGTGGATGTTTTAGGAAGCATTCCCCGTGATGAGATAGTTGTCCAAGCAGATATGGAAGGCCGTCCTCTTGTTGATTACCCTAATTCAGTTGCACTTCAATCAATTTCGAAAATTGCAGAAAATCTTTTAAAGAATGGTCCCTCTAATTAA
- the serS gene encoding serine--tRNA ligase, with amino-acid sequence MKFTLKGEVLLSKDADKALDDIAGFVKQANNDIFQKGVSPEQKDDASRIVEWNLQGNSLHLKILSGRRGRAHDALLRIKKPLTNILGPKYHIGVRKITVKNYEIEIPSQKMVDVNQMPYVEDSTFQDGQMVIKFQELGEGDLRNHVVDRVVKHVLAETEKNVEKKSDEDADDILTRQVTKIEPGTIVGRSPKFPTFFKGDPTEEAARLGWVKKFPGKGQWFYGPQFISLHRAIEDIFLEVLVEKLEFYECMWPKLIPIPVMNKMRYLEGLPEGMYYCSAPRRDPELFKKFKNELLIKKEVPIERLKEGLKDPSYVLAPAQCEPFYEFFSHEVLDEKELPIKLFDKSGWTYRWEAGGAKGLDRVHEFQRTELVWLGTPSQVEDIRDATLEISQELANQMELEWYTEIGDDPFYLEGRKVEERGIEFPDVPKYEMRLVVPGVDKGVAAVSANVHGTHFTEGFSIKET; translated from the coding sequence ATGAAATTCACACTAAAAGGAGAAGTTTTACTAAGTAAAGACGCCGATAAAGCTTTAGATGATATTGCAGGATTTGTCAAACAGGCTAATAATGACATATTCCAGAAGGGGGTGTCACCTGAACAGAAGGATGATGCTTCCCGTATTGTGGAATGGAACCTTCAAGGTAACAGCCTTCATCTTAAAATACTCTCTGGCAGGAGAGGCAGAGCCCATGACGCACTTCTCCGGATTAAAAAACCATTAACTAATATTTTAGGGCCAAAATACCATATAGGTGTCCGAAAAATCACTGTTAAAAATTATGAAATTGAAATTCCATCACAGAAAATGGTTGATGTAAATCAGATGCCTTATGTGGAAGATTCTACCTTCCAAGATGGTCAGATGGTTATCAAATTTCAGGAATTAGGAGAAGGAGACCTTAGAAACCATGTGGTGGACAGGGTTGTTAAACATGTACTTGCTGAGACTGAAAAAAATGTTGAGAAAAAATCAGATGAAGATGCTGATGACATTTTAACCCGTCAAGTCACCAAAATCGAACCAGGAACCATTGTTGGGCGCAGCCCCAAATTTCCAACCTTTTTCAAGGGAGATCCTACTGAAGAAGCAGCACGTCTAGGCTGGGTGAAAAAGTTCCCAGGAAAAGGGCAATGGTTTTATGGGCCTCAATTTATTTCCCTGCATCGTGCCATTGAAGACATATTCCTGGAAGTTCTGGTGGAAAAACTGGAATTTTACGAGTGTATGTGGCCAAAACTCATACCCATCCCCGTGATGAACAAGATGCGATACTTGGAAGGACTTCCAGAGGGAATGTACTACTGCAGCGCCCCACGACGTGACCCTGAACTGTTTAAAAAGTTTAAAAATGAACTTTTAATAAAAAAAGAAGTTCCAATCGAACGTTTGAAGGAAGGTTTGAAGGATCCTTCCTATGTTCTGGCACCTGCCCAGTGTGAACCTTTCTATGAGTTTTTCAGCCATGAAGTACTTGATGAGAAAGAACTTCCCATTAAACTCTTTGACAAGAGTGGTTGGACTTATCGCTGGGAAGCTGGTGGGGCAAAAGGTCTTGATAGGGTTCATGAATTCCAGAGGACTGAACTGGTGTGGTTGGGAACACCAAGTCAAGTTGAAGATATCCGTGATGCTACTTTGGAGATTTCACAAGAGTTAGCCAACCAAATGGAACTAGAATGGTACACTGAAATTGGTGATGACCCCTTCTATCTGGAAGGTCGGAAAGTGGAAGAAAGGGGAATTGAATTTCCTGATGTGCCCAAATACGAGATGCGTCTGGTGGTTCCAGGAGTTGATAAGGGAGTGGCTGCAGTTTCTGCTAACGTGCATGGCACCCATTTTACTGAAGGATTTTCAATTAAAGAAAC